A region from the Colwellia sp. PAMC 21821 genome encodes:
- a CDS encoding DUF5329 family protein, with translation MAVFTLFNILANVCPAYVSVSTTGDRHLNLSKVFIILLSAFSLNVIASTQEEIKHLLSFVASTECKYERNGTMHNGKEAVEHINKKYAYYAEDIESTEDFIKYSATKSKMSGKYYKIHCSSNAPLKSQDWLLNELRVYRQAQK, from the coding sequence TTGGCTGTTTTCACTCTGTTCAATATTTTAGCCAACGTATGTCCCGCTTATGTAAGTGTTAGCACTACTGGAGATCGTCACTTGAATCTGAGTAAAGTATTCATAATTTTATTGTCAGCATTTTCTTTAAATGTTATCGCTTCGACTCAAGAAGAAATTAAACATCTTTTAAGCTTTGTAGCATCTACTGAATGTAAGTATGAGCGCAATGGCACTATGCATAATGGTAAAGAAGCTGTAGAGCATATAAACAAGAAGTATGCATATTACGCCGAAGATATCGAATCAACAGAAGACTTTATAAAGTATTCTGCGACTAAGAGTAAAATGTCGGGTAAATATTATAAAATTCATTGCAGCAGTAACGCTCCATTGAAAAGTCAGGATTGGTTGTTAAACGAATTAAGGGTTTACAGGCAAGCACAAAAGTAG
- a CDS encoding type II toxin-antitoxin system ParD family antitoxin, which translates to MAKNTSVTLGDHFDQFINQQLKTGRYGSASEIVRAGLRALEDQEAKRLNLRNMLIQGEQSGVAEYNYESLLVELDKDNH; encoded by the coding sequence ATGGCTAAAAATACAAGTGTTACACTAGGTGATCATTTTGATCAGTTTATAAACCAACAACTTAAAACTGGTCGTTATGGCTCAGCCAGTGAAATTGTTAGAGCTGGATTAAGAGCTTTAGAAGATCAAGAAGCTAAGCGTTTGAATTTACGCAATATGCTAATTCAAGGCGAACAGAGCGGTGTTGCAGAATACAACTATGAAAGCTTATTGGTCGAACTAGATAAAGATAACCATTAA
- a CDS encoding IS3 family transposase (programmed frameshift), producing the protein MKNRKTYSKEFKLDAITLVRDQNYPVAEAARNLDVSAQVLGRWIKEAENDDGHAFRGNGKLTPEQDEIRKLKAQVKRLEMERGNIKKSDGLLCKGNEVIYSFVAQHKKIWPVILMCRVLGVRSNNYYSYQKRKAQKPIDTTHQEMLEWVKDIAKFSDNTYGARRIQKSLNALSYPVSRRKTAQLMKEANVWVRYKKKYKATTNSEHNKPIYANELEQNFDVQQPDQAWVQDITYIWTSEGWLYLAIVIDLYSRKVVGWSMGTRMKAQLVCDALTMAMWQRKPKAGLIVHSDQGVQYASHQYRRILRLHGFVGSMSKKGCCWDNAVAESFFGSLKQERVHWRNYQTRYDAQQDVMNYITMWYNSNRLHSYLGYQSPNVYEGKERELKKVA; encoded by the exons ATGAAAAACCGTAAAACTTATTCAAAAGAATTCAAACTAGATGCAATCACCCTCGTTAGGGATCAAAACTATCCTGTAGCTGAAGCTGCTAGAAATCTAGACGTCAGTGCGCAAGTGCTTGGCCGATGGATCAAAGAAGCTGAAAATGATGATGGTCATGCTTTTAGAGGAAATGGAAAGCTTACGCCAGAGCAAGATGAAATCCGTAAACTTAAAGCCCAAGTCAAGCGCCTAGAAATGGAGCGTG GAAATATTAAAAAAAGCGACGGTCTTCTTTGCAAAGGAAACGAAGTAATATATTCGTTTGTTGCCCAACATAAGAAGATCTGGCCCGTGATACTGATGTGTCGCGTATTGGGTGTAAGAAGTAACAACTATTATAGTTATCAAAAAAGAAAGGCTCAAAAGCCCATTGATACAACGCATCAAGAGATGTTGGAATGGGTAAAAGACATCGCTAAGTTTAGCGACAATACTTATGGCGCAAGACGTATTCAAAAATCCTTAAATGCACTTAGTTACCCTGTTAGCCGCAGAAAAACAGCGCAGTTAATGAAAGAGGCGAATGTTTGGGTGCGTTATAAGAAAAAATATAAAGCAACGACAAATAGCGAACACAACAAGCCCATTTATGCGAACGAACTTGAGCAAAACTTTGATGTTCAACAACCTGATCAAGCGTGGGTGCAAGATATTACCTACATCTGGACTTCAGAAGGCTGGCTATATTTGGCGATAGTAATCGACCTATACTCGCGTAAAGTTGTTGGTTGGAGCATGGGCACACGGATGAAAGCTCAACTTGTTTGTGATGCGCTCACGATGGCAATGTGGCAACGAAAACCTAAGGCAGGATTGATAGTACATTCAGATCAAGGCGTTCAATATGCGAGTCATCAATATAGGCGAATACTCAGGTTACATGGCTTTGTGGGCAGCATGAGTAAGAAAGGTTGCTGCTGGGATAATGCGGTAGCAGAGAGCTTCTTTGGTAGCTTAAAACAAGAGCGCGTACATTGGCGTAACTATCAAACCCGTTATGACGCTCAACAAGATGTGATGAACTACATAACGATGTGGTACAACAGCAACCGATTGCACTCATATCTGGGCTACCAAAGTCCAAATGTGTATGAAGGCAAAGAAAGAGAATTGAAAAAGGTAGCTTAA
- a CDS encoding type II toxin-antitoxin system RelE/ParE family toxin, producing MKKFVLSSKAITDLIKIAKYTQITWGLSQRNDYLKILDNTFHLLADEAELGINCDYIREGYSKYPQASHVIYYKEYKNNQIFIVRILHKSMDINSAL from the coding sequence ATGAAGAAGTTTGTATTATCCTCAAAAGCTATAACAGACTTAATTAAAATAGCCAAATATACTCAAATAACATGGGGACTTTCTCAGCGGAATGATTATCTAAAAATTTTAGACAATACGTTTCATTTATTAGCTGATGAAGCCGAGCTAGGTATTAACTGTGATTATATTAGAGAAGGTTACAGCAAATACCCACAAGCTAGCCATGTGATTTATTACAAAGAATATAAAAACAACCAGATCTTTATAGTGCGAATATTGCATAAAAGTATGGATATTAACTCCGCACTCTAA
- a CDS encoding type II toxin-antitoxin system Phd/YefM family antitoxin — protein sequence MTTRILTEAAASISELKANPMKVALSANGEPIAVLNRNEPAFYCVPAKTYEFLMDHVEDLELLAIAESRRNETTIKVSLNDL from the coding sequence ATGACAACTAGAATACTAACCGAAGCAGCAGCAAGTATTAGTGAATTAAAAGCTAACCCAATGAAAGTAGCACTAAGTGCAAATGGAGAGCCTATTGCTGTATTAAATAGAAATGAACCTGCTTTTTATTGCGTACCAGCAAAGACTTATGAATTTTTAATGGATCATGTTGAAGATTTAGAGTTATTGGCAATCGCCGAAAGCAGAAGAAATGAAACAACAATCAAGGTTAGTTTAAATGACCTATGA
- a CDS encoding VOC family protein — MPTNLKLNYVELPAKNIPETKKFFEDAFGWSFTDFGPDYTAFTDEGLDGGFYKSDLSSLVSNGSALLVLLTEDLEQAQATVESFGGKISTPIFSFPGGSRFHFIEPSGNEFAVWCLSGT; from the coding sequence ATGCCGACAAATTTAAAGTTAAACTATGTAGAATTACCCGCCAAAAATATTCCCGAAACAAAAAAGTTCTTCGAGGACGCATTTGGTTGGAGCTTTACTGACTTCGGTCCCGATTATACTGCTTTTACTGATGAAGGATTAGATGGTGGTTTCTACAAATCGGATTTGTCTTCGCTAGTTTCAAATGGCTCTGCCTTGCTTGTATTATTAACTGAGGACTTGGAGCAAGCTCAAGCTACTGTAGAATCATTTGGTGGTAAAATTTCGACTCCAATTTTCTCATTTCCTGGAGGGAGTCGATTTCACTTTATCGAGCCTAGTGGTAATGAATTTGCAGTTTGGTGTTTATCTGGCACATAA
- a CDS encoding type II toxin-antitoxin system RelE/ParE family toxin: protein MTYELEFKKSALKEWKKLGATVQTQFKKKLAEVIENPHIQSAKLSGANELYKIKLKQAGYRLVYEVNDEIITVTVISVGKRDKGNVYKVAMRRAD from the coding sequence ATGACCTATGAGCTTGAATTTAAAAAGTCAGCTCTAAAGGAATGGAAAAAGCTTGGAGCAACTGTCCAAACACAATTTAAAAAGAAATTAGCTGAAGTTATAGAAAACCCACACATTCAAAGTGCGAAGTTATCTGGGGCTAATGAATTATACAAAATTAAGTTAAAACAAGCAGGTTATCGTTTAGTCTACGAAGTAAACGATGAGATAATTACTGTTACCGTAATATCAGTTGGGAAAAGAGATAAAGGAAATGTTTACAAGGTTGCAATGCGCCGAGCCGATTAA